In a single window of the Flavivirga spongiicola genome:
- a CDS encoding TrmH family RNA methyltransferase, whose translation MIDLKLLEHLETYLTENRKTRFDSVLSQRTKHFTVATEDVYQLHNTSAVIRSCDVFGIQEVNIVEEQNSKHIDKEIAMGSQKWVDLNRYSTVSDCILGLKEKNYQIVATTPHTDDCKLHEFDITKKSCFFFGRETEGLSQEVMDAADCYLKIPMVGFTESLNISVSAAIILQHVTTKLRQTTINWQLTEEEMLDKRLDWITKTIKSYDEIVARFYGQK comes from the coding sequence ATGATTGATTTAAAACTTTTAGAGCATTTAGAAACTTACTTAACAGAAAACCGTAAAACACGTTTTGATAGTGTTCTATCTCAACGTACTAAACATTTTACTGTGGCAACCGAGGATGTTTATCAATTACATAATACAAGTGCGGTAATACGTAGTTGTGATGTGTTTGGCATACAAGAGGTTAATATTGTTGAGGAACAAAACTCGAAACACATTGATAAAGAAATAGCAATGGGATCCCAAAAATGGGTGGATTTAAATAGATACAGCACAGTAAGCGATTGTATTTTAGGTTTAAAAGAAAAAAACTATCAAATAGTGGCTACCACACCTCATACAGATGATTGTAAATTACATGAGTTTGATATCACTAAAAAATCATGCTTTTTCTTTGGAAGAGAAACCGAAGGATTATCTCAAGAAGTTATGGATGCTGCCGATTGTTATTTAAAAATACCCATGGTTGGTTTTACCGAAAGTTTAAATATTTCGGTATCTGCAGCAATCATTTTACAGCATGTCACTACCAAACTAAGGCAAACAACCATTAATTGGCAATTAACTGAAGAAGAGATGTTAGATAAACGGTTGGACTGGATTACAAAAACTATTAAAAGTTATGATGAGATTGTTGCCCGTTTTTATGGTCAGAAATAA
- a CDS encoding SIR2 family NAD-dependent protein deacylase, which yields MKKHLVVLTGAGMSAESGIKTFRDADGLWEGHDVMEVATPEGFKANPELVLDFYNQRRRQLFEVEPNKAHYDLARLENNFNVTIITQNVDDLHERAGSNNVIHLHGELLKVRSTGNESDIQAWQTDLVLGDTCKKGYQLRPHIVWFGEDVPMIEKAVSICETADTLLIIGTSMQVYPAAGLMHYVPHNTPTYFVDPKPNISSKENLTVITEPATVGVSKISNMLNKGD from the coding sequence ATGAAAAAACATTTAGTTGTACTAACTGGGGCCGGAATGAGTGCCGAAAGTGGTATTAAAACCTTTAGAGATGCTGATGGTTTGTGGGAAGGTCATGATGTTATGGAGGTTGCAACACCCGAAGGCTTTAAGGCAAACCCTGAATTGGTCTTAGACTTTTATAATCAACGTCGTAGACAACTTTTCGAAGTGGAACCTAATAAAGCTCATTATGATTTAGCTAGACTTGAAAACAACTTTAACGTTACCATTATAACACAAAACGTAGATGATTTGCATGAGCGCGCAGGAAGTAATAACGTCATTCATCTACACGGTGAACTTTTAAAAGTAAGAAGCACTGGTAATGAAAGTGATATACAAGCATGGCAAACGGATTTGGTTTTAGGAGACACATGTAAAAAAGGCTACCAATTACGGCCGCATATTGTTTGGTTTGGTGAAGATGTGCCTATGATTGAAAAAGCGGTTTCTATTTGTGAAACTGCAGATACTTTACTCATTATTGGCACGTCTATGCAAGTATATCCTGCTGCGGGTTTGATGCATTATGTCCCTCATAATACACCTACTTATTTTGTAGACCCCAAACCTAATATTAGCAGTAAAGAAAATTTAACTGTTATTACCGAACCTGCTACAGTTGGTGTCTCAAAAATTTCAAATATGCTAAATAAAGGTGATTGA
- a CDS encoding cupin domain-containing protein, which translates to MNRILFVLSFVLVLSSCKASKIKKIEVVKLVETTKSWNGDKLPNYPEGNPKITVLRITIPPKMKLHKHYHPVINSGILLKGELTVVDKDKKVLELKAGDVIVELVNKIHYGINKGNKPAEIVVFYAGTEDLPITVIEKD; encoded by the coding sequence ATGAACAGAATACTTTTTGTTTTAAGTTTTGTACTGGTATTATCATCTTGTAAAGCCAGTAAAATAAAAAAAATTGAAGTTGTTAAGTTAGTCGAAACAACTAAAAGTTGGAATGGAGACAAGCTTCCAAATTACCCAGAAGGAAACCCAAAAATTACGGTTTTAAGAATAACTATTCCGCCTAAAATGAAATTGCATAAACATTACCATCCTGTTATCAATTCGGGTATTCTGTTAAAAGGAGAATTAACTGTTGTAGATAAGGATAAAAAGGTTTTAGAACTTAAAGCGGGAGATGTTATTGTGGAACTTGTAAACAAAATACATTATGGCATAAATAAAGGTAATAAACCAGCCGAAATTGTGGTGTTTTATGCAGGAACGGAAGATTTACCTATTACAGTTATTGAAAAAGATTAG
- a CDS encoding phenylacetate--CoA ligase family protein, which yields MRKGEKLRQSIFWSLDFIKGGKIKKHYDDIKNMIEFPENSMSSKKRSRYLKKIMTHAANSVPLYNNINPSNIQNFPVINKEIIKESYNKFQSYKYKNKKKISVSTSGSTGASFTVFQDLNKKARNTADIVYFSELAGYKLGYKLYYLRFWSMFQGNNKVLNWMQNVIPIDVFNLSPHSIKNLIDQIKNTSGNKSMIGYASIFHKICNYLESVESDSVDCNLKSVIGISERLDPSTKKSVKKYFNVDMVSRYSNAENGMIAQQPKCKEYFDINWASYYVEILSLHNNKQAKPGELGRVVITDLFNYYMPIIRYDTGDVGIMSDLIHNNKTRKVLEKIEGRKMDMIRNTSGEILSTSILLLINNYKEITQRQIIQKTKTEYLFKLIVKNKPFKKEDEFINEFKNYLGQNASITLKFVDNIPLLPSGKQQSIINEVKP from the coding sequence TTGAGAAAAGGAGAAAAATTAAGGCAATCCATCTTTTGGTCTTTAGATTTTATTAAAGGAGGGAAAATAAAAAAGCACTATGATGATATAAAAAATATGATCGAATTTCCCGAAAATTCAATGTCTTCAAAGAAAAGAAGCCGTTACCTAAAAAAAATAATGACACATGCTGCTAATTCTGTCCCTCTTTATAACAATATTAATCCTTCTAACATTCAAAACTTCCCTGTCATAAATAAAGAAATAATTAAGGAATCTTATAATAAATTTCAATCATACAAATACAAAAACAAAAAGAAAATAAGTGTCTCCACTAGTGGATCTACGGGGGCTTCTTTTACAGTATTTCAAGATTTAAACAAAAAAGCCAGAAACACTGCCGATATTGTTTATTTCTCTGAGTTAGCAGGGTATAAATTAGGATATAAACTATATTATTTAAGATTTTGGAGTATGTTTCAAGGTAATAACAAAGTTTTAAATTGGATGCAAAATGTCATTCCTATTGACGTCTTTAATTTATCTCCCCATTCTATAAAAAATTTAATCGACCAAATAAAAAATACCTCTGGTAATAAAAGTATGATTGGATATGCTTCAATCTTTCATAAAATATGCAATTATTTAGAGTCTGTAGAGTCTGATTCTGTAGATTGTAATCTTAAATCTGTGATAGGAATTTCGGAACGTTTGGATCCTTCTACAAAAAAATCAGTCAAAAAATATTTCAATGTTGATATGGTTTCCAGATATTCCAATGCCGAGAATGGCATGATAGCACAACAACCTAAGTGTAAAGAATATTTCGATATTAATTGGGCGAGTTACTATGTAGAAATTTTAAGTTTACACAATAATAAACAAGCTAAACCTGGAGAATTAGGTAGGGTTGTAATAACAGACTTATTTAACTATTACATGCCTATAATACGCTATGATACAGGAGACGTAGGAATTATGTCTGACTTAATTCATAATAATAAAACCCGAAAGGTTCTCGAAAAAATAGAAGGAAGGAAAATGGATATGATCCGAAATACATCCGGAGAAATATTATCTACTAGTATATTACTATTGATTAATAATTATAAAGAAATTACACAAAGACAAATTATACAAAAAACTAAAACCGAATACTTATTTAAACTTATAGTAAAAAATAAACCTTTTAAAAAGGAAGACGAATTTATTAATGAATTCAAAAACTATTTAGGACAGAACGCTAGTATTACATTAAAATTTGTTGATAATATTCCTCTACTACCTTCTGGAAAACAGCAATCTATAATTAATGAAGTTAAACCTTAA
- a CDS encoding glycosyltransferase family 4 protein, which yields MTKKLLIIGFVWPEPKSSAAGSRMIQLIQFFQAQNYEITFSSPCAKSDHAFDLTIIGIDQIAIELNNTSFDVFVKELQPDMILFDRFMMEEQFGWRVVEQCPNALRIIDTEDLHCLRKGRQQAFKDGKEFDKTYLFNDIAKREIASIYRSDLSLIISEAEMDILKNEFKVDDTLLHYLPFMLDEVSEKTIERLPNFQARQHFITIGNFLHEPNYNAMLYLKETIWPLIKKQLPKAELHIYGAYASQKVNQLHNDKERFLIKGFANDVNKVMQQARVCLASVRFGAGLKGKLIDAMQNGTPCVTTIVGAEGMFGDLKPNGFIEDSPEIFANKAIQLYVDASLWREKQQKGYKVFNERFNRQEHQQKFFLRIEEIVKQLKEHRLNNFMGQMLQHHGLQSTKFMSKWIEEKNKN from the coding sequence GTGACAAAAAAACTTTTAATTATTGGTTTTGTTTGGCCAGAACCTAAAAGTTCTGCTGCTGGTAGTAGAATGATACAGCTTATTCAGTTTTTTCAAGCTCAGAATTATGAAATAACATTTTCTAGTCCCTGTGCTAAAAGTGATCATGCTTTTGATTTGACTATTATAGGAATTGACCAAATTGCTATTGAATTAAATAATACTAGTTTCGATGTTTTTGTAAAAGAGCTACAACCAGATATGATCTTGTTTGACCGTTTTATGATGGAAGAACAATTTGGTTGGCGTGTTGTAGAACAATGCCCAAATGCGTTAAGAATTATAGATACAGAAGATTTACACTGTTTACGAAAAGGAAGACAACAAGCTTTTAAAGACGGCAAAGAATTTGATAAAACTTATTTATTCAACGATATAGCAAAACGGGAAATAGCGAGTATTTATAGAAGTGATTTAAGTTTGATTATTTCTGAGGCAGAAATGGACATTCTTAAAAATGAATTTAAGGTGGATGATACTTTATTACATTATTTGCCCTTTATGTTAGACGAAGTATCAGAAAAAACTATTGAAAGGCTTCCAAATTTTCAAGCACGTCAACATTTTATAACCATTGGTAATTTTTTGCACGAACCCAATTACAATGCGATGTTATATTTAAAAGAGACTATTTGGCCATTAATAAAAAAACAATTACCAAAGGCAGAACTGCATATCTATGGAGCCTATGCATCTCAAAAAGTAAATCAGCTTCATAATGATAAAGAACGATTTTTAATTAAAGGGTTTGCTAATGATGTTAATAAAGTTATGCAGCAAGCGAGAGTTTGTTTAGCATCAGTAAGATTTGGAGCGGGTTTAAAAGGGAAATTGATTGATGCGATGCAAAATGGCACGCCTTGTGTTACCACTATAGTTGGAGCAGAAGGCATGTTTGGAGATTTAAAACCTAATGGGTTTATAGAAGATTCCCCGGAAATATTTGCAAATAAAGCAATACAATTATATGTTGATGCGTCATTATGGAGAGAGAAACAACAAAAAGGTTATAAGGTTTTTAACGAACGCTTTAATAGACAAGAACATCAACAAAAATTCTTTTTAAGAATAGAAGAAATCGTTAAACAATTAAAGGAACATCGACTTAATAATTTTATGGGACAAATGTTGCAGCATCACGGTTTACAGAGTACTAAGTTTATGAGTAAATGGATTGAAGAGAAGAATAAAAACTGA
- a CDS encoding heme-binding domain-containing protein produces MKIIKKIFLLLVIVFIIAQFFGPEKNEGDIVSIEAFFNETNPPEDVKTILKESCFDCHSDVTRYPWYNYITPVNYWLADHIKHGKKHFNVSSWEGNSVKRKDHKFEELIEMVEDKSMPLNSYTWTHTEAKLTEEQVTAIIDWAKQVRFKYSLVPKPE; encoded by the coding sequence ATGAAAATAATAAAAAAGATATTCCTGTTGTTAGTGATCGTATTTATCATCGCTCAATTTTTCGGTCCAGAAAAGAATGAAGGCGACATCGTATCGATAGAGGCTTTTTTTAATGAAACAAACCCGCCAGAAGACGTTAAAACTATTTTAAAGGAGAGTTGCTTTGATTGCCATAGTGATGTTACAAGATATCCTTGGTACAATTATATTACGCCTGTGAATTATTGGTTGGCAGACCATATAAAACATGGAAAAAAACATTTTAATGTATCAAGTTGGGAAGGGAATTCTGTAAAACGAAAAGATCATAAATTTGAAGAACTTATAGAGATGGTCGAAGATAAAAGCATGCCTCTTAACTCATATACCTGGACACATACAGAGGCTAAACTTACAGAAGAGCAAGTAACTGCTATTATTGATTGGGCAAAACAAGTACGTTTTAAGTATAGTTTGGTTCCTAAACCAGAGTGA
- a CDS encoding adenylosuccinate lyase produces the protein MSLEEFYKELSYINASRENRMKYANMVLNDMGLFPKLIDILFMVDDKVSSRAAWVFEFVCAKYIYAIVPYLETFTKNINKIHLDSSVRPVSKVCEFITKEYYSKNPNTIKNTLSPQHKERIIEACFDWMISDQKVAPKVYAMESLFLYGRDNDWIHPELTQILEQDFQKQSAAFKARAKRTLLKIKKSNARSLKKS, from the coding sequence ATGTCTTTAGAAGAATTCTATAAAGAATTAAGCTATATAAATGCCTCTCGGGAAAATCGAATGAAATATGCCAATATGGTTTTAAACGATATGGGCTTATTCCCTAAACTAATAGACATTTTATTTATGGTTGATGATAAAGTATCGTCCCGTGCAGCTTGGGTCTTCGAGTTTGTTTGTGCGAAGTATATTTATGCTATTGTTCCATATTTAGAAACGTTTACTAAAAACATTAATAAAATTCATTTAGATTCGTCTGTACGTCCTGTATCCAAAGTCTGTGAATTTATTACTAAAGAATACTATTCTAAAAACCCTAATACAATAAAAAACACATTGAGTCCACAACATAAGGAACGAATTATTGAAGCCTGTTTTGATTGGATGATTAGTGACCAAAAAGTAGCACCAAAAGTATATGCTATGGAATCTTTATTTCTTTATGGAAGGGATAATGATTGGATTCATCCCGAATTAACACAGATTTTAGAGCAAGATTTCCAAAAACAAAGTGCTGCTTTTAAAGCACGGGCAAAACGTACGTTACTTAAAATAAAGAAAAGCAACGCAAGGTCGCTTAAAAAATCGTAA
- the purB gene encoding adenylosuccinate lyase, whose protein sequence is MSLSSLNAISPIDGRYRSKVNELAPYFSEEALIRYRVLVEIEYFIALCEIPLPQLKNIDITIFDDLRNIYKDFSEDDALAIKKIESVTNHDVKAVEYFIKEKFEALNLSQYKEFIHFGLTSQDINNTAIPLSIKEAMNDVYVPEYFNVLNRLKELTNDWASVSMLARTHGQPASPTRLGKEIEVFVKRLEEQFNLLNDIPSAAKFGGATGNFNAHHVAYPTIDWKAFGSKFVQEKLGLQHSFPTTQIEHYDHMAALFDTLKRINTILIDLDRDIWTYVSMDYFKQKIKAGEVGSSAMPHKVNPIDFENSEGNLGIANALFEHLSAKLPISRLQRDLTDSTVLRNVGVPFGHTLIGFKSTLKGLDKLLLNESKFAEDLENNWAVVAEAIQTILRREAYPNPYEALKGLTRTNTKINQDSISNFIDTLEVSNTIKEELKRITPSNYTGI, encoded by the coding sequence ATGTCATTATCATCATTAAATGCCATCTCTCCTATTGATGGACGATATAGAAGTAAAGTTAACGAATTAGCCCCCTATTTTTCTGAAGAAGCACTTATAAGATATCGGGTTTTAGTAGAAATTGAATATTTTATTGCGCTTTGTGAAATTCCGTTACCACAGCTTAAAAATATTGATATTACCATTTTTGATGATTTAAGAAACATTTATAAAGATTTCTCTGAAGATGATGCTTTAGCGATCAAAAAAATTGAAAGTGTTACAAATCATGATGTTAAAGCTGTTGAATATTTTATAAAAGAAAAATTTGAGGCTTTAAATCTATCACAATATAAAGAATTTATCCACTTCGGATTAACTTCGCAAGACATTAATAATACAGCTATTCCTTTAAGTATTAAGGAAGCGATGAACGATGTATATGTTCCTGAATATTTTAATGTCTTAAATAGATTAAAAGAATTAACCAATGATTGGGCATCTGTTTCTATGCTTGCCAGAACACATGGGCAACCAGCTTCTCCTACCCGTTTGGGAAAAGAAATTGAGGTTTTCGTAAAACGTTTAGAAGAACAATTTAATTTATTAAATGATATTCCTAGTGCAGCTAAATTTGGTGGTGCTACTGGTAATTTTAACGCACACCATGTAGCATATCCTACTATTGATTGGAAAGCATTTGGTTCTAAATTTGTGCAAGAAAAACTAGGTTTACAACATTCATTTCCAACAACTCAAATTGAACATTACGACCATATGGCTGCATTGTTTGATACTTTAAAACGTATAAACACTATTTTAATTGATTTAGATCGAGATATTTGGACTTATGTTTCCATGGACTATTTCAAGCAAAAAATTAAAGCAGGTGAAGTTGGAAGTTCTGCAATGCCACATAAAGTAAACCCGATTGATTTTGAAAATAGTGAAGGGAATTTAGGCATTGCCAATGCCCTTTTCGAACATTTATCGGCAAAACTTCCTATTTCCAGATTACAACGTGATTTAACAGACAGTACTGTTCTACGTAATGTAGGAGTCCCTTTTGGACATACACTTATCGGGTTTAAATCCACTTTAAAAGGTCTTGATAAATTACTTTTAAATGAATCTAAATTTGCTGAAGACTTAGAGAATAATTGGGCTGTGGTTGCTGAAGCCATTCAAACCATTCTACGTCGTGAAGCATACCCAAATCCATACGAAGCTTTAAAGGGCTTAACGAGAACCAATACTAAAATTAATCAAGATTCTATTTCTAATTTTATTGATACTTTAGAGGTCTCAAATACAATAAAAGAAGAATTAAAACGTATTACACCTAGTAATTATACAGGAATCTAA
- a CDS encoding DUF4252 domain-containing protein, which translates to MKRTIKHVLYTLFTAIILVSCASNASLQSYFVDNQEASNFISQDLPLSMVKLDQTTFSEEQKEAYNSVNKLNFLGYKANENNAEALKAEIKIIKAILKDSKYKDLMEFNDKGRKISVKYIGTDDEADEVVVFGHAKELGFAIVRVLGDDMSPDKMVTLITALQKANVDENQVQDIMNFFK; encoded by the coding sequence ATGAAACGAACAATCAAACATGTTTTATACACTTTATTTACAGCAATTATTTTAGTGAGCTGTGCTAGTAATGCAAGTTTACAAAGCTATTTTGTAGATAATCAAGAAGCATCAAATTTTATTTCACAAGACCTTCCCTTATCAATGGTTAAATTAGACCAAACTACTTTTTCAGAGGAACAAAAAGAGGCCTATAACTCAGTAAATAAATTAAATTTCTTAGGATATAAGGCTAATGAAAATAATGCCGAAGCATTAAAAGCAGAGATAAAAATAATAAAAGCTATTTTAAAAGATTCTAAGTATAAGGATTTAATGGAATTTAACGATAAAGGAAGAAAAATTAGTGTAAAGTATATTGGTACTGATGATGAAGCTGATGAAGTGGTTGTTTTTGGACACGCTAAAGAGCTTGGTTTTGCTATTGTTCGTGTATTGGGTGATGATATGAGTCCAGATAAAATGGTCACTCTAATTACTGCTTTGCAAAAGGCTAATGTTGATGAAAATCAAGTACAAGATATCATGAATTTCTTTAAATAA
- a CDS encoding DUF4252 domain-containing protein, producing MKTIINFNKEKMNKKIIVFILALMLLPLTGMAQNIFDKYSDNSDVTYVSIKPKMFQMIAKMGINVEDAEAKAYVDMVKSITSFKTIVTDNKAISGDIKKWVKSRSSSLEELMEVKDDGTEVKFYVKEGKDADHVKELLIFVNGIDKAMKGQGVEINGETRKIETVIVALTGDIDLNEISKLTDKMNIPGGKHLEKKN from the coding sequence ATGAAAACAATAATAAATTTTAATAAGGAAAAGATGAATAAAAAAATAATTGTATTTATACTGGCATTGATGTTATTACCATTAACAGGAATGGCGCAAAATATTTTTGATAAATACAGCGATAATTCCGATGTTACTTATGTATCCATAAAGCCTAAAATGTTTCAAATGATAGCAAAAATGGGAATCAATGTAGAAGATGCTGAAGCTAAAGCTTATGTGGATATGGTAAAAAGTATCACTAGTTTTAAAACAATTGTAACAGATAATAAGGCTATTTCTGGAGACATCAAAAAATGGGTAAAATCTCGTTCAAGTTCTTTAGAAGAATTAATGGAAGTTAAAGATGATGGTACCGAAGTGAAATTTTATGTAAAAGAAGGTAAAGATGCAGATCATGTAAAAGAACTTTTAATTTTTGTAAATGGTATCGATAAGGCTATGAAAGGGCAAGGTGTTGAAATTAATGGCGAAACCAGAAAAATAGAAACGGTAATAGTAGCGCTTACAGGAGATATAGATCTAAATGAAATCTCTAAACTTACTGATAAAATGAATATTCCGGGAGGTAAACATTTGGAAAAAAAGAATTAA
- a CDS encoding RNA polymerase sigma factor, translating to MTQVEFLNIVMPFKDKVFRLAKRLLVSTEEAEDATQEVLLKLWNNKKKIQEYKNVEAFSMTMTKNFCFDKLKSKQAQNLKIVHSNYEDGNTPLQKQVELNDSVDWVSKIIEELPEQQRVIIQLRDIEEYDFDEIAKMLDMNNTAVRVNLSRARKTIREKLTNTHNYGIK from the coding sequence ATGACTCAAGTAGAGTTTTTAAATATTGTAATGCCTTTTAAAGATAAAGTCTTTCGTTTAGCAAAGCGATTGCTTGTATCTACCGAGGAAGCTGAAGATGCAACACAAGAGGTTTTGTTGAAATTGTGGAATAATAAAAAGAAGATTCAGGAATATAAGAATGTAGAAGCTTTTTCTATGACAATGACTAAGAATTTTTGTTTTGATAAATTAAAATCTAAACAAGCTCAAAATTTAAAAATTGTACATAGTAATTATGAAGATGGAAACACACCATTACAAAAACAAGTTGAATTAAATGATAGTGTAGATTGGGTTTCAAAAATTATTGAGGAGTTACCCGAACAACAAAGAGTCATCATTCAATTACGAGATATAGAAGAATATGATTTTGATGAGATTGCAAAAATGCTGGATATGAATAATACAGCGGTACGTGTAAATTTATCGAGAGCAAGAAAAACAATAAGAGAGAAATTAACTAATACACATAATTATGGTATTAAATAA
- a CDS encoding S41 family peptidase, whose product MKYFKALILLLALTFLTTSCFEDDDDIAITASEINDFVWKGMNAFYLYKENIPNLANDRFSNNQDYADYLNSFSKPEELFESLIYQRETIDRFSWIVDDYIALEQLFSGISTSNGMEFKIFQFSSTDTNIYGFVTHVLPNTDADSKGVTRGDIFYGIDGTQLTTNNYRSLLNQSNYTVNLGSYNDNDTPDNSDDSIDQSSESVSLSKSQYTENPIFINSVLDIAGTKVAYLMYNGFTGTEQFNAELNDTFGTFKNANTTELVLDLRYNPGGSVNTAIMLSSLVTGQFNGDVFSTEQWNSELQQAFQNDNPESLINRFVNNNEGTPLNSLNLNKVYVLTSRSSASASELVINSLKPYIDVVQIGTATAGKYQASTTLYDSENFRRSGANPGHTYAMQPLIFKSLNIDGVTDYFDGLSPETGNVLSESINNLGVLGDINEPLLAAAIAKITGTGRSITEKATSVHFIGDSKDLLPFSKGMYTNKKLPTGL is encoded by the coding sequence ATGAAATATTTTAAAGCCCTAATTCTATTACTTGCACTTACCTTTTTAACAACAAGTTGTTTTGAAGATGATGATGACATTGCCATTACTGCAAGTGAAATAAATGATTTTGTTTGGAAAGGCATGAACGCATTTTACCTCTATAAAGAGAACATTCCTAATCTTGCTAATGATAGATTTTCCAATAACCAAGATTATGCTGATTATCTAAATAGTTTTTCTAAGCCTGAAGAGTTATTTGAAAGTTTAATATATCAAAGAGAAACAATAGATAGGTTTAGCTGGATTGTTGACGATTATATTGCATTAGAACAGTTATTTAGTGGTATATCGACAAGCAATGGCATGGAGTTTAAAATATTTCAATTTTCTTCAACAGATACTAATATTTATGGTTTTGTAACGCACGTGTTGCCTAATACTGATGCTGATTCTAAAGGTGTTACGCGAGGTGATATTTTTTATGGAATTGATGGTACACAACTTACGACTAACAACTACAGATCTCTTTTAAATCAGAGTAATTACACAGTTAATCTGGGTAGCTATAATGATAATGATACTCCAGATAATTCTGATGATTCCATAGATCAAAGCTCCGAAAGTGTCTCATTATCAAAATCTCAATACACAGAAAATCCAATTTTTATTAATTCTGTGTTGGATATAGCCGGAACTAAAGTTGCTTATTTAATGTATAATGGTTTTACAGGAACCGAACAATTTAATGCTGAATTAAATGATACCTTCGGAACATTTAAAAACGCTAATACTACAGAGCTAGTTCTCGATTTACGTTACAATCCTGGCGGATCTGTTAATACAGCTATCATGTTATCTAGTTTAGTTACTGGACAATTTAATGGTGATGTTTTTAGTACAGAACAATGGAATAGTGAATTACAACAAGCTTTTCAAAATGATAATCCAGAGTCATTAATCAATCGATTCGTAAATAATAATGAGGGTACACCTTTAAATAGTTTAAATCTAAATAAGGTCTACGTATTAACTAGCCGTAGTAGTGCTTCTGCTAGTGAATTGGTTATTAATTCATTAAAGCCGTACATTGATGTTGTACAAATTGGAACAGCAACAGCTGGTAAATATCAAGCATCAACAACATTATACGATTCTGAGAACTTTAGACGTAGCGGAGCTAACCCTGGCCATACATATGCCATGCAACCATTAATATTTAAATCGTTAAATATCGATGGTGTAACCGATTATTTTGATGGACTTTCTCCTGAAACCGGAAATGTATTATCTGAAAGCATAAATAATCTAGGCGTTTTAGGCGATATAAATGAACCGCTTCTTGCCGCTGCAATTGCTAAAATAACAGGCACAGGGCGATCTATCACTGAAAAGGCTACATCTGTACATTTTATAGGAGATAGCAAAGATTTACTTCCTTTTTCTAAAGGTATGTACACAAACAAAAAACTACCAACAGGATTATAA
- a CDS encoding Dph6-related ATP pyrophosphatase, whose protein sequence is MNKTKTYFNWSSGKDSALALHHLLQNKRYAVEELITTVNSHYNRVSMHGLRKELLLAQTSALNIKSSLIELPEMPSMEIYEQKMTDIVTRLKGDGFTHSAFGDIFLEDLKTYRENQLAEVGLKAVFPIWKRDTKELIYEFLDLGFKTIIVCANSKYFNEDFVGTIIDKNFIDNLPEGVDPCGENGEFHTFCFDGPIFNKPIPFTIGEKVYREYNAPKTDDSICKTDKYGVWYCDLIPKNS, encoded by the coding sequence TTGAATAAAACCAAAACCTATTTCAATTGGAGTTCTGGAAAAGACTCTGCATTGGCACTTCATCATTTATTGCAAAACAAACGCTATGCTGTTGAAGAGCTCATTACCACAGTAAATAGTCATTACAATCGGGTGTCTATGCATGGACTTCGAAAAGAGTTATTACTTGCGCAGACCAGCGCCCTGAATATAAAATCGAGTCTTATTGAATTGCCCGAAATGCCAAGTATGGAAATCTACGAGCAAAAAATGACAGACATTGTTACTCGGTTAAAAGGTGATGGTTTTACACACAGTGCATTTGGTGATATTTTCCTTGAAGATTTAAAAACTTATCGTGAAAACCAATTAGCTGAAGTCGGCTTAAAAGCAGTTTTTCCTATTTGGAAACGAGACACTAAAGAACTGATTTATGAATTTTTAGATTTAGGTTTTAAAACGATTATTGTGTGCGCCAATTCTAAATATTTTAATGAAGATTTTGTTGGTACCATTATAGATAAAAATTTTATTGACAACTTACCTGAAGGTGTAGATCCGTGTGGTGAAAATGGTGAATTTCATACCTTTTGTTTTGATGGCCCCATCTTTAACAAACCCATTCCGTTTACCATAGGCGAAAAAGTATATCGAGAATACAACGCCCCAAAAACAGATGATTCTATTTGTAAAACTGATAAATATGGGGTTTGGTATTGTGATTTAATACCAAAAAACTCATAA